One genomic window of Thioclava sp. GXIMD4216 includes the following:
- the pcaF gene encoding 3-oxoadipyl-CoA thiolase produces MTEVYICDYIRTPIGRFGGALSSVRADDLGAIPLKALAERNPSLDLAQIDEVIFGCANQAGEDNRNVARMSLLLAGYPETVPGTTMNRLCGSGMDAIITAARAIKAGEASLIVAGGVESMSRAPFVMPKATAAFSRVNSVEDTTIGWRFVNKLMKKMYGVDSMPETAENVAEDFNVSREDQDAFALRSQQAAGRAMENGRLAQEIVPVTIPQRKGEPVVVDTDEHPRPQTTLEALQKLKAFVKEGGSITAGNASGVNDGAAALILATKEAAEANGLTPIARVLGGATAGVAPRIMGFGPAPASKKLMDRLGLAQDDFAVIELNEAFASQGLATLRDLGIADDDARVNRNGGAIALGHPLGMSGARITGTAMLDLKPGEKSLSCMCIGVGQGIAIALERV; encoded by the coding sequence ATGACCGAAGTCTATATCTGCGACTATATCCGCACGCCGATTGGCCGTTTCGGTGGTGCCTTGTCGAGCGTCCGTGCCGATGATCTGGGGGCGATCCCGCTGAAGGCGTTGGCGGAGCGTAACCCGTCGCTTGATCTCGCGCAGATCGACGAGGTGATCTTTGGCTGCGCCAATCAGGCGGGCGAAGACAACCGTAACGTGGCGCGGATGTCGCTCCTGCTGGCGGGCTATCCCGAAACGGTGCCGGGCACCACGATGAACCGGCTCTGCGGTTCGGGCATGGATGCGATCATCACCGCCGCCCGCGCGATCAAGGCGGGGGAGGCCAGCCTGATTGTGGCAGGGGGCGTGGAATCCATGTCGCGCGCGCCTTTCGTCATGCCCAAAGCTACGGCGGCCTTCTCGCGGGTCAATTCGGTCGAGGACACCACAATCGGCTGGCGCTTCGTCAACAAGCTGATGAAAAAGATGTATGGCGTGGATTCGATGCCCGAAACGGCCGAGAATGTCGCCGAAGACTTCAACGTCTCGCGTGAGGATCAGGACGCCTTTGCCCTGCGCTCGCAACAGGCGGCGGGGCGCGCGATGGAAAACGGGCGTCTGGCGCAAGAGATCGTGCCGGTCACCATTCCGCAGCGCAAGGGCGAGCCGGTGGTGGTCGATACCGACGAACATCCCCGCCCGCAGACCACCCTCGAGGCACTGCAAAAACTGAAGGCCTTCGTGAAAGAGGGCGGCTCGATCACCGCAGGCAATGCGTCCGGCGTCAATGACGGGGCGGCGGCCTTGATTCTGGCGACGAAAGAGGCAGCCGAGGCCAATGGCCTGACCCCCATCGCCCGCGTGCTGGGCGGGGCCACGGCAGGGGTTGCCCCGCGCATCATGGGCTTCGGTCCGGCACCGGCCTCGAAGAAGCTGATGGACCGTCTGGGGCTGGCCCAGGACGACTTCGCTGTGATCGAGCTGAACGAGGCCTTCGCAAGTCAGGGGCTTGCGACGCTGCGCGACCTTGGCATTGCCGATGATGATGCCCGTGTAAACCGTAATGGCGGCGCGATTGCTCTGGGGCATCCGCTGGGCATGTCGGGCGCAAGGATCACCGGCACCGCGATGCTGGACCTGAAGCCGGGCGAGAAGTCGCTGTCATGTATGTGCATCGGCGTCGGGCAGGGCATTGCCATCGCGCTTGAGCGTGTCTGA